Proteins encoded together in one Schumannella luteola window:
- a CDS encoding transglutaminase family protein, which yields MKRHRIRHQTGFRYAGEASASYNEARMLPAAGGDQLVLSSHLEITPLSSSSTYTDYWGSRVTSFEVLAAHRELTLTATSLVEVRPREHPHRDLDWPALAAAVETRTEYVDQLGQTDRTRPPAEVVDLARGLADAASAPGEAALAIGRAIGERIEYMPGVTAVTTTAEEAWSEQKGVCQDIAQLAIGALRAVGIPARYVSGYLHPVSDAQIGETVTGESHAWVEWWCGGWRGFDPTNLIDIGDRHVTVARGRDYGDVPPLRGVFAGPSSSAMFVTVEITREA from the coding sequence GTGAAGCGACACCGCATCCGTCACCAGACCGGCTTCCGCTACGCGGGCGAGGCGTCGGCGTCGTACAACGAGGCGCGCATGCTGCCCGCCGCGGGCGGCGACCAGCTCGTGCTCTCCTCGCACCTCGAGATCACGCCGCTCTCATCGTCGAGCACCTACACCGACTACTGGGGTTCGCGGGTGACCTCGTTCGAGGTGCTCGCGGCGCATCGCGAGCTGACCCTGACGGCGACGAGCCTGGTCGAGGTGCGGCCGCGCGAGCATCCGCACCGCGACCTCGACTGGCCTGCGCTGGCCGCCGCGGTCGAGACGCGCACCGAGTACGTCGATCAGCTGGGCCAGACCGACCGCACGCGTCCGCCGGCGGAGGTCGTCGACCTGGCGCGGGGTCTGGCGGATGCCGCGTCGGCGCCCGGCGAGGCCGCGCTGGCGATCGGCCGCGCGATCGGCGAGCGCATCGAGTACATGCCCGGAGTGACGGCCGTGACGACCACGGCCGAGGAGGCCTGGAGCGAGCAGAAGGGCGTCTGCCAGGACATCGCGCAGCTCGCGATCGGCGCCCTGCGCGCGGTCGGCATCCCGGCCCGCTACGTCAGCGGCTACCTGCATCCTGTGTCGGATGCGCAGATCGGCGAGACCGTCACGGGCGAGTCGCACGCCTGGGTCGAATGGTGGTGCGGCGGATGGCGCGGCTTCGACCCGACGAACCTCATCGACATCGGCGACCGGCACGTCACGGTCGCTCGCGGGCGCGATTACGGGGATGTGCCGCCGCTGCGCGGCGTCTTCGCCGGCCCCTCGTCGAGCGCGATGTTCGTCACGGTCGAGATCACCCGGGAGGCGTGA
- a CDS encoding alpha-E domain-containing protein, with product MLSRIAESLFWIGRYIERADGTARILDVHLQLLLEDPWIEEDTACRSLLSVMGVAVDPAVPVTRGDVLSILAVDRTQPAAIAYSLQAARENARRAREVVSTELWEVLNTTRARMPRRIPGDKVHEFFAWVRERSALAVGIVETGTSRDEAWSVFTLGRSIERADMTARLLATRSLTEASGPSWTTILRSVGAYEAYLRTYRGVPSARNAAEFLLLDRLFPRSILFSVSRAEQCLRELEPEVRRVGVPDSAQRLLGQIRSELEFRPISDIIADLPRHMDDVQSATSAASEAVRQRYFPTNAAPVWVGDNT from the coding sequence ATGCTCTCCCGCATCGCCGAGAGCCTGTTCTGGATCGGCCGCTACATCGAGCGCGCCGACGGCACCGCGCGCATCCTCGACGTGCACCTGCAGCTGCTGCTCGAGGACCCGTGGATCGAAGAGGACACCGCCTGCCGGTCGCTGCTCAGCGTCATGGGCGTCGCCGTCGACCCGGCCGTGCCGGTCACCCGCGGCGACGTGCTCTCGATCCTGGCCGTCGACCGCACCCAGCCGGCCGCGATCGCCTACTCGCTGCAGGCCGCGCGCGAGAACGCCCGGCGTGCCCGCGAGGTCGTCTCGACCGAGCTGTGGGAGGTGCTGAACACGACCCGGGCGCGGATGCCGCGGCGCATCCCCGGCGACAAGGTGCACGAGTTCTTCGCCTGGGTGCGCGAGCGCAGCGCCCTCGCGGTCGGCATCGTCGAGACCGGCACGAGCCGCGACGAGGCGTGGAGCGTGTTCACGCTGGGCCGGTCGATCGAGCGCGCCGACATGACCGCGCGGCTGCTGGCGACCCGCAGCCTGACCGAGGCGTCGGGGCCGTCGTGGACGACCATCCTGCGTTCCGTCGGCGCCTACGAGGCCTACCTGCGCACCTACCGCGGGGTGCCGAGCGCGCGCAATGCGGCCGAGTTCCTGCTGCTCGACCGGCTGTTCCCGCGCAGCATCCTGTTCTCGGTCAGCCGTGCCGAGCAGTGCCTGCGCGAGCTCGAGCCCGAGGTACGCCGCGTCGGCGTGCCCGATTCGGCGCAGCGGCTGCTGGGGCAGATCCGCAGCGAACTCGAGTTCCGGCCGATCAGCGACATCATCGCCGACCTGCCGCGGCACATGGATGACGTGCAGTCGGCGACGAGCGCGGCGAGCGAGGCGGTGCGGCAGCGCTACTTCCCGACGAACGCGGCGCCGGTGTGGGTGGGAGACAACACGTGA
- a CDS encoding circularly permuted type 2 ATP-grasp protein, which produces MGDLFDGYAASTAGAPGTRRRGSGGSGSGGSGGAVAFDEMFAPEGGAREAYRDIHDALARMTQEELRGRTSALASSYLAQGVTFDFAGEERPFPLDAVPRVIDQSEWAGVEAGVKQRVRALEAFLADVYGAQDAVRDGVIPARLISSSSHFHREAAGVVAANGVRIQVSGVDLIRDEQGNWRVLEDNVRVPSGVSYVISNRRVMAQTLPELFVSMRVRPVGGYPQKLLHALRAAAPEGVDDPTIVVLTPGVFNSAYFEHTLLARLMGVELVEGRDLFCSGGRVFMRTTAGPTRVDVIYRRVDDEFLDPLQFRADSMLGSPGLMLAARLGNVTIANAVGNGVADDKLVYTYMPDLIRYYLGEDPKLENVRTWRLEAPGALEEVLDRLDELVVKPVDGSGGKGLVVGPDASRAELDDLATRLRADPRGWIAQPVVQLSTIPTLVDDGMRPRHADLRPFAVNDGSDVWVLPGGLTRVALPEGQLVVNSSQGGGSKDTWVVGPDTAWQSSATPRERDVQTLVAEQASITQAIPVITAELAASHGAQALPDHVAEHPHDQNPDDAPRHDQQQQQQQARHQQQAWSSAGEVSAP; this is translated from the coding sequence ATGGGAGACCTGTTCGACGGCTACGCAGCCAGCACGGCCGGCGCCCCCGGCACGCGACGCCGCGGCAGCGGCGGCAGCGGCAGCGGCGGCAGCGGCGGGGCCGTCGCCTTCGACGAGATGTTCGCGCCGGAGGGCGGTGCGCGCGAGGCCTACCGCGACATCCACGACGCGCTCGCGCGCATGACGCAGGAGGAGCTGCGCGGACGCACGAGCGCCCTCGCCTCCTCCTACCTCGCGCAGGGCGTGACCTTCGACTTCGCCGGCGAGGAGCGGCCGTTCCCGCTCGACGCGGTGCCGCGGGTGATCGACCAGTCCGAGTGGGCGGGCGTCGAGGCCGGCGTGAAGCAGCGGGTGCGGGCGCTCGAGGCCTTCCTCGCCGACGTCTACGGGGCGCAGGATGCGGTGCGCGACGGCGTCATCCCGGCGCGGCTGATCAGCTCGTCGAGTCACTTCCATCGCGAGGCGGCGGGCGTGGTGGCGGCGAACGGCGTGCGCATCCAGGTCTCGGGCGTCGACCTCATCCGCGACGAGCAGGGCAACTGGCGGGTGCTCGAGGACAACGTGCGGGTGCCGTCGGGGGTCAGCTACGTGATCTCGAACCGCCGGGTGATGGCGCAGACCCTGCCCGAGCTGTTCGTGTCGATGCGGGTGCGGCCGGTCGGCGGCTACCCGCAGAAGCTGCTGCACGCGCTGCGCGCGGCGGCGCCGGAGGGCGTTGACGATCCCACGATCGTGGTGCTGACCCCGGGGGTGTTCAACTCGGCGTACTTCGAGCACACTCTGCTCGCCCGCCTGATGGGCGTCGAGCTGGTCGAGGGGCGCGACCTGTTCTGCTCGGGCGGGCGGGTGTTCATGCGCACGACGGCCGGGCCGACCCGCGTCGACGTGATCTACCGGCGGGTGGATGACGAGTTCCTCGACCCGCTGCAGTTCCGCGCCGACTCGATGCTCGGCTCACCCGGGCTCATGCTCGCGGCGCGCCTCGGCAACGTGACGATCGCGAACGCGGTCGGCAACGGCGTCGCCGATGACAAGCTCGTCTACACCTACATGCCCGACCTCATCCGCTACTACCTGGGCGAGGATCCGAAGCTCGAGAACGTGCGCACCTGGCGGCTGGAGGCGCCGGGCGCGCTCGAGGAGGTGCTCGACCGCCTCGACGAGCTGGTCGTGAAGCCGGTCGACGGCTCGGGCGGCAAGGGCCTCGTCGTGGGGCCCGACGCGAGTCGCGCCGAGCTCGACGACCTCGCGACCCGCCTGCGCGCCGATCCGCGCGGCTGGATCGCGCAGCCGGTCGTGCAGCTCTCGACCATCCCGACCCTCGTCGACGACGGGATGCGCCCCCGTCACGCCGACCTGCGGCCCTTCGCGGTCAACGACGGCTCGGATGTCTGGGTGCTGCCGGGCGGCCTCACCCGTGTCGCTCTGCCGGAGGGGCAGCTGGTGGTCAACAGCTCGCAGGGCGGCGGCTCGAAGGACACCTGGGTGGTCGGTCCCGACACGGCGTGGCAGAGCTCGGCGACGCCGCGGGAGCGCGACGTGCAGACGCTCGTGGCCGAGCAGGCGTCGATCACGCAGGCGATCCCGGTGATCACCGCGGAGCTGGCCGCGTCGCATGGCGCGCAGGCCCTGCCCGATCACGTGGCCGAGCATCCGCACGATCAGAACCCCGACGACGCGCCCCGCCACGACCAGCAGCAGCAACAGCAGCAGGCGCGGCACCAGCAGCAGGCGTGGTCGAGCGCCGGGGAGGTGAGTGCGCCATGA
- a CDS encoding tautomerase family protein, which yields MAQVVISGHREQLATRRAALSDAIHGAVMAALDYPAEKRFHRFVGLEPDDFIHPHDRGLDYTIIEISLFEGRSDAAKRQLIRELFARIHAEVGIDPHSVEITLTETPKANWGIRGQVASDLELGYRVDV from the coding sequence ATGGCGCAGGTCGTGATCTCCGGTCATCGTGAGCAGCTCGCCACCCGTCGAGCGGCGCTCTCCGATGCGATCCACGGCGCCGTCATGGCGGCCCTCGACTACCCGGCCGAGAAGCGGTTCCACCGCTTCGTCGGGCTCGAGCCCGACGACTTCATCCACCCGCACGATCGCGGTCTCGACTACACGATCATCGAGATCTCGCTGTTCGAGGGGCGGTCGGATGCGGCGAAGCGCCAGCTGATCCGCGAGCTGTTCGCGCGCATCCACGCCGAGGTCGGCATCGACCCGCACAGCGTCGAGATCACGCTGACCGAGACGCCCAAGGCGAACTGGGGGATCCGCGGGCAGGTCGCCAGCGATCTCGAGCTCGGCTACCGCGTCGACGTCTGA
- a CDS encoding GNAT family N-acetyltransferase: MLQLTLPMTLSARDTEVEVRRATSADAPAIIALLADDAISASRGDIAADEDAPAYLAALEQILADPANDLVVTIDHGARGHSSDTADEPQHTVVGTLQLTRIPGMARRGATRLTVEAVRVRGDRRSSGIGGALMRWVVEQAAPDLGVVLVQLTSHVDRVDAHRFYERLGFERSHAGFTISIPAR; encoded by the coding sequence ATGCTCCAGCTCACCCTGCCCATGACCCTGTCCGCCCGCGACACCGAGGTGGAGGTGCGCCGCGCGACATCCGCCGACGCGCCCGCGATCATCGCGCTGCTCGCCGACGACGCGATCAGCGCCTCGCGTGGTGACATCGCCGCCGATGAGGATGCGCCCGCCTACCTCGCCGCGCTCGAGCAGATTCTCGCCGACCCGGCCAACGACCTGGTCGTGACGATCGACCACGGCGCCCGCGGCCACTCGAGCGACACTGCCGACGAACCGCAGCACACCGTTGTCGGCACGCTGCAGCTCACCCGCATCCCGGGAATGGCCCGCCGCGGCGCGACCCGCCTGACGGTCGAGGCGGTGCGGGTGCGCGGCGATCGCCGCTCGTCTGGCATCGGCGGAGCGCTGATGCGCTGGGTCGTCGAGCAGGCGGCACCCGACCTCGGCGTCGTGCTCGTGCAGCTCACCTCGCACGTCGACCGCGTGGATGCGCACCGCTTCTACGAGCGCCTCGGCTTCGAGCGCTCGCACGCCGGTTTCACGATCTCGATCCCCGCACGCTGA
- a CDS encoding aminotransferase class III-fold pyridoxal phosphate-dependent enzyme, producing MTITDPASSTMSTAGSTAPGSIPAVDRPILRTEIPGPRSRALHERRLAVVPRGAAWTLPVYIDHADGAWIVDVDGNRLLDLGAGIGVTTIGHANAGVADAASEQLRKVTHTLFTITPYEGYVRLAELLAERTPGDFAKKTLLVNSGAEAVENAVKIARRYTGRRAVAALDHAFHGRTNLTSAMNHKAAPYASGFGPLAPDIHRVPNSYPFRDGLTGAEAAARTIAYLEQRIGVRDLAALVAEPIQGEGGFIVPAEGYLTALQRWATENGVVFVADEVQSGMGRTGTWFASELFGLEPDLVTTAKGIAGGLPLAGVTGRAEIMDAADPGGLGGTFGGNPVSIAAALSVFEQLATGEPLAAANRIGEVLTNGLRALAAKHDVIGDVRGHGAMIAFELTSPGTTAPVTGLAAAISEFAGQRGVLLLTAGSDGNVIRFLPPLAVTDGQLAYALEVIDEALAALS from the coding sequence ATGACGATCACCGACCCCGCCAGCTCCACCATGAGCACCGCCGGCAGCACCGCACCCGGCAGCATCCCCGCCGTCGACCGCCCCATCCTGCGCACCGAGATCCCCGGCCCGCGCAGCCGCGCGCTGCACGAGCGCCGCCTGGCCGTCGTGCCGCGTGGCGCCGCGTGGACCCTGCCCGTCTACATCGACCACGCCGACGGCGCCTGGATCGTGGATGTCGACGGCAACCGCCTGCTCGACCTCGGCGCCGGCATCGGCGTCACCACGATCGGCCACGCGAACGCCGGGGTCGCGGATGCGGCGAGCGAGCAGCTGCGCAAGGTCACCCACACGCTCTTCACGATCACGCCCTACGAGGGCTACGTGCGCCTGGCCGAGCTGCTCGCCGAGCGCACCCCCGGCGATTTCGCGAAGAAGACCCTGCTGGTGAACTCGGGCGCCGAGGCGGTCGAGAACGCGGTGAAGATCGCCCGTCGCTACACCGGGCGCCGCGCCGTCGCCGCGCTCGACCACGCCTTCCACGGGCGCACGAATCTGACGAGCGCCATGAACCACAAGGCCGCGCCCTACGCGAGCGGGTTCGGGCCGCTCGCGCCCGACATCCACCGGGTTCCGAACAGCTACCCCTTCCGCGACGGGCTCACCGGCGCCGAGGCGGCCGCCCGCACGATCGCCTACCTCGAGCAGCGCATCGGCGTGCGCGACCTCGCCGCGCTCGTGGCCGAGCCGATCCAGGGCGAGGGCGGCTTCATCGTGCCGGCCGAGGGCTACCTCACCGCGCTGCAGCGCTGGGCGACCGAGAACGGCGTCGTCTTCGTCGCCGACGAGGTGCAGTCGGGCATGGGCCGCACCGGAACCTGGTTCGCGAGCGAGCTGTTCGGCCTCGAGCCCGACCTCGTCACGACCGCGAAGGGCATCGCCGGCGGGCTGCCGCTGGCCGGCGTCACCGGACGCGCCGAGATCATGGATGCCGCCGACCCGGGCGGACTCGGCGGCACCTTCGGCGGCAACCCGGTCTCGATCGCGGCCGCGCTGTCGGTGTTCGAGCAGCTCGCGACCGGCGAGCCGCTCGCGGCCGCGAACCGCATCGGCGAGGTGCTGACGAACGGGCTTCGGGCGCTGGCCGCGAAGCACGACGTCATCGGCGATGTGCGCGGGCACGGCGCGATGATCGCCTTCGAGCTGACGTCGCCCGGAACCACCGCGCCCGTCACCGGACTCGCCGCCGCGATCTCCGAGTTCGCCGGGCAGCGCGGCGTGCTGCTGCTGACCGCCGGCAGCGACGGCAACGTCATCCGCTTCCTGCCCCCGCTCGCCGTCACCGACGGCCAGCTCGCCTACGCCCTCGAGGTCATCGACGAGGCGCTCGCCGCACTGAGCTGA
- a CDS encoding aminotransferase class I/II-fold pyridoxal phosphate-dependent enzyme produces the protein MARSGIPDAAPSSAAIRGTTAEEISDSIRDLVDAGDLLPGAALPPVRALAETLGVNRNTVVAAYRRLALAGVVVTAGRGGTSVAHPIALPEEGAQRGPAASAEVPHPRGSRDVCDIGHGNPDPRLLPDLLAAAARLAAGPTAASAPVVYGAPALDPALESWARPGLADDRPEHPDFCLTVASGAVDAVERLLAQHLTQGDAVALEDPCFLASIATSRQLGHRIVPVPVDAEGMTPDGLERALAEGVRAVVLTPRAHNPTGASLSAARADALRSILTGYPRVLVIEDDHFSELATTPYRTVVPRGHPRWALVRSVSKFLGPDLRLAVVAADPATGERLGARLSGGTTWVSHLLQRLAASLATDAGVRWQVSTARDHYRARNLRAAEVLMDALAAAPLRAIVPDARVRAGDGLNVWVDLALAPGEKPSQGVAVTDEADEARPSHESQQLREIVTGTGGARTPPTGAAVTAALRERGWRARLGADFALDATTGIHAIRLTAHELDDAQLAALAADLADAVRSASGATPPSAITAPSTPTTTAPRGSTTPSRGDVA, from the coding sequence ATGGCGAGATCCGGCATCCCGGATGCGGCCCCCTCGAGCGCCGCGATCCGCGGCACGACCGCCGAGGAGATCTCCGACAGCATCCGCGACCTCGTCGACGCGGGCGATCTGCTTCCCGGGGCGGCGCTCCCGCCGGTCCGGGCCCTGGCCGAGACGCTCGGCGTGAACCGCAACACCGTCGTCGCCGCCTACCGGCGACTCGCGCTCGCCGGCGTCGTCGTCACCGCCGGGCGCGGCGGCACTTCGGTCGCGCATCCGATCGCGCTGCCCGAGGAGGGCGCGCAGCGAGGTCCCGCCGCCTCGGCCGAGGTGCCTCACCCGCGCGGCTCGCGCGACGTGTGCGACATCGGGCACGGCAACCCCGACCCCCGTCTGCTGCCCGACCTGCTGGCCGCCGCGGCGCGTCTCGCCGCCGGGCCGACCGCCGCATCCGCTCCCGTCGTCTACGGCGCCCCGGCCCTCGATCCCGCGCTCGAGTCCTGGGCCCGCCCCGGCCTCGCCGACGACCGTCCCGAGCATCCCGACTTCTGCCTGACCGTCGCGAGCGGCGCCGTGGATGCGGTCGAGCGGCTGCTCGCCCAGCACCTCACGCAGGGCGACGCGGTCGCCCTTGAAGACCCGTGCTTCCTGGCGAGCATCGCCACCTCGCGGCAGCTCGGCCACCGGATCGTGCCGGTGCCGGTCGACGCCGAGGGGATGACGCCCGACGGTCTCGAGCGCGCGCTCGCCGAGGGGGTGCGGGCGGTCGTGCTCACGCCGCGGGCGCACAACCCGACCGGCGCGAGCCTCAGCGCGGCTCGCGCTGACGCGCTGCGCTCGATCCTCACCGGGTATCCGCGCGTGCTCGTGATCGAAGACGACCACTTCTCCGAGCTCGCGACGACGCCGTACCGCACGGTCGTGCCTCGTGGGCACCCCCGGTGGGCGCTCGTGCGCTCGGTGTCGAAGTTCCTCGGGCCCGACCTGCGCCTCGCGGTCGTCGCCGCCGACCCCGCCACGGGCGAGCGCCTCGGCGCCCGGCTCAGCGGCGGCACCACCTGGGTGAGCCACCTGCTGCAGCGGCTCGCGGCATCCCTCGCGACGGATGCCGGGGTGCGCTGGCAGGTCTCGACGGCCCGCGACCACTACCGCGCCCGCAACCTGCGGGCAGCCGAGGTGCTGATGGACGCACTCGCGGCGGCGCCCCTGCGCGCCATCGTGCCGGATGCCCGCGTGCGCGCCGGCGACGGCCTCAACGTGTGGGTCGATCTGGCCCTGGCCCCGGGCGAGAAACCATCTCAAGGAGTTGCTGTAACGGATGAGGCGGATGAGGCTCGTCCGTCCCACGAGTCACAGCAACTCCGTGAGATCGTCACGGGAACTGGTGGCGCGCGCACCCCGCCGACCGGCGCCGCCGTCACCGCGGCCCTGCGCGAGCGCGGGTGGCGCGCCCGCCTCGGCGCCGATTTCGCCCTGGATGCGACCACCGGCATCCACGCGATCCGCCTCACCGCCCACGAGCTCGACGACGCGCAGCTGGCGGCGCTCGCCGCCGACCTGGCGGACGCCGTGCGCTCCGCGAGCGGCGCGACCCCGCCATCCGCGATCACCGCACCCAGCACTCCCACGACCACCGCACCCCGCGGCTCGACCACCCCTTCGAGAGGAGACGTCGCATGA
- a CDS encoding glutamine amidotransferase, which translates to MPISPSIRPPARRTAVALRHVAFEDLGLLEPLLVDRGYDLTVLDAGVDDLAAAADVDLLIVLGGPVGVGDVATYPVLGEEIALLRARLSMGDADPLAASASATPRPTLGICLGAQLMAAALDAEVRPTGRVEIGYGPLTLTTEGAAGPLGEVADAPVLHWHGDAFAIPAGADHLAATPGFPNQAFALGATVLGLQFHLETDPARLEQWLIGHSGELAAHGIDPHELRAQAREHGPALAEAARRAFARWLDALPV; encoded by the coding sequence ATGCCAATCTCGCCGAGCATCCGACCGCCCGCCCGACGCACCGCCGTCGCGCTGCGTCACGTCGCCTTCGAAGACCTCGGACTACTCGAGCCGCTGCTCGTCGACCGCGGCTACGACCTGACCGTGCTCGATGCCGGCGTCGACGACCTGGCGGCCGCCGCCGACGTGGATCTGCTGATCGTGCTCGGCGGCCCCGTCGGGGTCGGCGACGTCGCGACCTACCCGGTGCTCGGCGAGGAGATCGCGTTGCTGCGCGCCCGGCTGAGCATGGGCGATGCCGACCCGCTCGCCGCATCCGCCTCCGCCACCCCGCGCCCGACGCTCGGCATCTGCCTCGGCGCGCAGCTGATGGCGGCCGCGCTGGATGCCGAGGTGCGTCCGACCGGGCGCGTCGAGATCGGCTACGGCCCACTGACGCTGACGACCGAGGGCGCGGCCGGACCGCTCGGTGAGGTCGCCGACGCGCCCGTGCTGCACTGGCACGGCGACGCCTTCGCGATCCCGGCCGGCGCCGACCATCTCGCCGCGACCCCGGGCTTCCCCAACCAGGCCTTCGCGCTCGGAGCGACCGTGCTCGGGCTGCAGTTCCACCTCGAGACCGATCCCGCCCGCCTCGAGCAGTGGCTCATCGGACACAGCGGTGAGCTCGCAGCCCACGGCATCGACCCGCACGAGCTGCGCGCGCAGGCGCGCGAGCACGGCCCGGCGCTGGCCGAGGCCGCCCGCCGCGCCTTCGCACGCTGGCTCGACGCGCTCCCCGTCTAG
- a CDS encoding DUF6716 putative glycosyltransferase, whose protein sequence is MSDAVGVAGASTPTGKVAPARRRLLAIADSDSYVKWGASLVDRLSDETWDIDFLVLRSPLQPSATQLVAAVADTRWAATPPEVIDFADFAQRVADLDPDAVLLATRGPVVKVMLRAALAVARRRPIFVTGLPGISIPATRKAIAYRSQSDLMVLHSEREIRDFGKLADKMTVPQRFGLASLPFFPPADDIAEAGVPGGPIVFASQAKVPADREDRVQLLGWLAETARRNPGQKVVIKVRAAAGEAQTHAEQWDYSDLMRELPGGAPSNLVVEGGAMSKHLATASGLVTVSSTAAIEAIGLGVPVLLLDDFGVSKKLINKVFVGSGVLAPASEMIAGRFRRPHPEWLDDNYFHPASSDDWEKRLLKLIRKRDNEKLKVHTQHAGTTGGTLREAWDRKRALGSYDRTLSGYVALLVGSPFAFALRCLGWGKRRAKRVLKKVRRMLRPNGVGAAVPVDATVLPGGAGAAASASGAPGAPAQPLLVAVDLPPSREPRIALTSAPVADVAPIAAAHPADDAERRTA, encoded by the coding sequence GTGAGCGACGCTGTCGGCGTCGCCGGCGCATCCACCCCCACCGGGAAGGTTGCGCCGGCGCGCCGCCGCCTGCTCGCGATCGCCGACTCCGACTCCTACGTGAAGTGGGGTGCGTCGCTCGTCGACCGCCTGTCGGATGAGACCTGGGACATCGACTTCCTCGTGCTGCGCTCGCCGCTGCAGCCGAGCGCGACCCAGCTCGTCGCGGCGGTCGCCGACACCCGCTGGGCGGCGACCCCGCCCGAGGTCATCGACTTCGCCGACTTCGCGCAGCGCGTCGCCGACCTCGACCCGGATGCGGTGCTGCTCGCGACGCGCGGCCCCGTCGTCAAGGTCATGCTGCGCGCGGCCCTCGCGGTCGCCCGCCGTCGCCCGATCTTCGTCACCGGGCTGCCCGGCATCTCGATCCCCGCGACCCGCAAGGCCATCGCCTACCGCTCGCAGAGCGACCTGATGGTGCTGCACAGCGAGCGCGAGATCCGCGACTTCGGCAAGCTCGCCGACAAGATGACGGTGCCGCAGCGCTTCGGCCTCGCGAGCCTGCCGTTCTTTCCGCCGGCCGACGACATCGCCGAGGCGGGCGTGCCCGGCGGCCCGATCGTCTTCGCCTCGCAGGCCAAGGTGCCCGCCGACCGCGAAGACCGGGTGCAGCTGCTCGGATGGCTCGCCGAGACCGCGCGCCGCAACCCCGGCCAGAAGGTCGTCATCAAGGTGCGCGCCGCCGCCGGCGAGGCGCAGACCCACGCCGAGCAGTGGGACTACAGCGACCTGATGCGCGAGCTGCCCGGCGGGGCGCCGTCGAACCTGGTCGTCGAGGGCGGCGCCATGTCGAAGCACCTCGCCACCGCATCCGGTCTCGTCACCGTCAGCTCGACGGCCGCGATCGAGGCCATCGGACTCGGCGTGCCGGTGCTGCTGCTCGACGACTTCGGCGTCAGCAAGAAGCTGATCAACAAGGTGTTCGTCGGCTCGGGCGTGCTCGCGCCGGCCAGCGAGATGATCGCGGGGCGCTTCCGTCGTCCGCACCCGGAATGGCTCGACGACAACTACTTCCACCCGGCGTCGAGCGACGACTGGGAGAAGCGGCTGCTCAAGCTGATCCGCAAGCGCGACAACGAGAAGCTCAAGGTGCACACGCAGCACGCCGGCACCACCGGAGGAACGCTTCGCGAGGCCTGGGACCGCAAGCGCGCCCTCGGCAGCTACGACCGCACCCTCTCGGGCTACGTCGCGCTGCTCGTCGGCTCGCCCTTCGCGTTCGCACTGCGTTGCCTCGGCTGGGGCAAGCGCCGGGCGAAGCGGGTGCTGAAGAAGGTGCGGCGGATGCTGCGCCCGAACGGCGTCGGCGCCGCGGTTCCGGTGGATGCGACCGTGCTGCCCGGCGGTGCTGGTGCGGCGGCTTCGGCGTCGGGAGCGCCGGGAGCGCCGGCGCAGCCGCTGCTCGTCGCGGTCGACCTGCCGCCGTCGCGGGAGCCGCGCATCGCCCTCACCTCGGCGCCCGTCGCCGACGTGGCTCCGATCGCGGCCGCGCATCCCGCCGACGACGCGGAGCGCCGCACGGCCTGA